In Lactobacillus sp. PV012, one genomic interval encodes:
- the helD gene encoding RNA polymerase recycling motor HelD, which translates to MVKESQKQFEQKHLDNVLNLIQKKEKELNKSIGSAQSEAKNLNAHFFDDLKLDYDGYSTSMDTALSIHQQQQMLQEREHAWQHSTKQLSTLQRLEKKPYFARVDFKEKDEAEGETIYIGLGSFADKDDHFLVYDWRAPISSIYYDGKLGKVSYNAPDGEQTVEMTKKRQFIIEDGKIENMFDTNESIGDQMLLNVLNEKSSTQMKSIVTTIQREQNKIIRNTDADLLFVQGAAGSGKTSAIMQRVAYLLYRYRGNLNSSQVIMFSPNQLFNDYIKNVLPEMGEQNMVQMTYWQFVSRRVPAMDVETLFEQFEDNHQDKKITKLKDSLQFFNAITRYGEHLEKSGMLFKNIYFKSKKKPFFDKEKIKEIYYSFNENYHLTNRIEATKEQLLDMLARKVEPETKKSWVSKTIQSLDQSQLNSLYDFPGQEFESSAKEEHFLAKKIVTKELKSVSRKIHRNRFLNIRGQYLAFLRAVPKLIDLSKWNITEEEWQEHVEQVKQNFLNRKIQMADISPYLYLYDLITGRRTDFDMRYVFIDEIQDYTPFQLAYLKYNFPRARFTMLGDLNQAIFTKDESKTLLGQIAKLFDPKKTDVVQLTKSYRSTKELTDFTKEILLQGEKIESFDRTGPMPTFWQRDENDQAYQVLEDVLKENEEQNLTTAIITKTLAEAKAVAEELKQRKVPVTLIGSANQRLVPGTLVMPSYLAKGLEFDAVVAWEVSEKNYHQDDEVKLLYTIASRAMYKLDLIYTGSKSHLLDHVKENTYLTK; encoded by the coding sequence TTGGTAAAAGAATCTCAAAAACAATTTGAACAAAAACATTTAGATAATGTATTAAACTTAATCCAAAAGAAGGAAAAAGAATTAAATAAGTCAATTGGGAGTGCCCAATCAGAAGCAAAAAACTTAAATGCCCATTTTTTTGATGACTTGAAATTAGATTATGATGGCTATTCTACTTCAATGGATACAGCACTTTCAATCCACCAGCAGCAACAAATGTTGCAAGAACGAGAACATGCTTGGCAACATTCAACTAAGCAACTTTCAACCTTGCAACGCCTAGAAAAGAAACCTTATTTTGCCCGAGTAGACTTTAAAGAAAAAGATGAAGCTGAGGGTGAAACGATTTATATTGGTTTAGGCTCATTTGCGGATAAAGATGACCACTTTTTGGTTTATGATTGGCGTGCTCCAATTTCTTCTATCTATTATGATGGAAAATTGGGTAAAGTAAGCTATAACGCTCCTGATGGTGAACAAACAGTTGAGATGACCAAAAAGCGTCAATTTATTATTGAAGATGGAAAGATTGAAAATATGTTTGATACCAATGAATCAATTGGTGATCAGATGCTTTTAAATGTCTTAAATGAGAAATCTTCCACTCAAATGAAGTCAATTGTAACGACGATTCAACGTGAGCAAAACAAGATTATTCGTAACACAGATGCAGATTTACTCTTTGTTCAAGGAGCTGCGGGCTCTGGTAAAACAAGTGCTATTATGCAAAGAGTTGCCTACTTACTATATCGCTATCGCGGTAATTTGAATTCAAGCCAGGTAATCATGTTCAGCCCCAATCAGCTCTTCAATGATTACATTAAAAATGTTCTTCCTGAAATGGGTGAACAAAATATGGTCCAAATGACTTACTGGCAATTTGTTTCACGCCGTGTACCAGCAATGGATGTAGAGACACTTTTTGAACAATTTGAAGACAATCACCAAGATAAAAAGATTACTAAGTTAAAAGATTCCTTGCAGTTCTTTAATGCGATTACGCGCTATGGAGAACATTTAGAAAAGAGTGGGATGCTCTTTAAAAATATTTATTTTAAGAGTAAAAAGAAACCATTTTTTGATAAAGAAAAGATAAAGGAAATTTACTATAGTTTTAATGAAAATTATCATTTAACTAATCGAATTGAAGCTACTAAAGAACAGCTTTTGGACATGCTGGCAAGAAAGGTTGAACCAGAGACTAAAAAATCTTGGGTAAGTAAAACCATTCAATCTTTAGATCAATCACAATTAAATAGTTTATATGATTTCCCGGGACAAGAATTTGAATCTAGTGCTAAGGAAGAGCATTTTTTAGCTAAAAAAATTGTTACTAAGGAATTGAAGAGTGTAAGTCGAAAAATTCATCGCAACCGTTTTTTAAATATTCGTGGTCAATACTTAGCCTTTCTACGTGCAGTTCCTAAGTTAATTGATCTTTCTAAGTGGAACATCACTGAGGAAGAGTGGCAAGAGCATGTTGAGCAAGTAAAACAAAACTTCTTGAATCGTAAAATTCAAATGGCGGATATTTCACCTTACCTTTACTTGTATGATTTGATTACTGGGCGGAGAACTGACTTTGATATGCGGTATGTATTTATTGATGAAATTCAAGATTATACACCTTTCCAGTTAGCATACTTAAAATATAATTTCCCTCGGGCACGCTTTACGATGTTAGGGGACTTAAACCAAGCAATTTTCACCAAAGATGAAAGCAAAACTTTGTTGGGTCAAATTGCTAAGCTGTTTGATCCTAAAAAGACAGATGTAGTCCAGTTAACTAAATCTTATCGTTCGACAAAGGAATTGACTGATTTTACTAAGGAGATTCTGCTTCAAGGAGAAAAGATTGAATCGTTTGATCGAACTGGTCCAATGCCAACTTTTTGGCAGCGTGATGAAAATGATCAAGCTTATCAAGTTTTAGAAGATGTATTAAAAGAAAACGAAGAGCAGAACTTAACAACAGCAATCATCACCAAAACGCTCGCAGAAGCTAAGGCAGTTGCTGAAGAACTAAAACAAAGAAAAGTTCCTGTTACTCTAATTGGTAGTGCAAAT
- a CDS encoding amino acid ABC transporter permease, giving the protein MSINYIGEILPSLLSGLVMTLRIFFETIIFSLPLGIIVGLGLTSKSKILTSILSVYVWVVRGTPLLLQLIFVFYGFPILGITFPRFEAALIAFVVNYAAYFAEIFRGGIQAIDPGQYEAAKVLKLTHWQTLRKIIIPQVMKIVWPSIGNEVINLFKDSSLVYVIGLGDLLRAGNIAMSRDVTLVPLILVALIYLALIGICTLILKKIEAHFSYYR; this is encoded by the coding sequence ATGTCTATAAATTATATTGGAGAAATACTACCTTCACTTTTAAGTGGACTAGTAATGACTTTAAGAATCTTCTTTGAAACTATTATTTTTTCCTTACCCTTAGGAATTATTGTGGGGTTAGGATTAACATCAAAATCAAAAATTCTAACCAGTATTTTAAGTGTTTATGTTTGGGTAGTGCGGGGCACACCCTTACTGTTGCAATTAATTTTTGTTTTTTATGGTTTTCCAATTTTAGGAATTACTTTTCCTAGATTTGAGGCAGCTTTGATTGCTTTTGTAGTCAATTATGCAGCTTATTTTGCAGAAATCTTTCGTGGTGGAATTCAAGCAATTGACCCTGGACAATATGAAGCTGCTAAAGTTTTAAAATTAACCCATTGGCAAACCTTACGTAAAATAATTATTCCCCAGGTAATGAAAATTGTTTGGCCATCAATTGGAAATGAAGTTATTAACTTGTTTAAAGATTCTTCATTAGTTTATGTAATTGGCTTAGGAGACTTATTGCGTGCAGGAAATATTGCTATGTCACGTGATGTAACATTAGTTCCTTTAATTTTAGTAGCCTTAATTTATCTGGCATTAATTGGAATTTGTACTCTTATTTTGAAAAAAATTGAAGCACACTTTTCTTACTATAGATAG
- a CDS encoding amino acid ABC transporter ATP-binding protein yields MLKAENLGKSFNGRKILDKINFDLPDGQILTVVGPSGAGKTTLLRIVAGLETKDEGKLILDGKEYNPAQEQKVGVVFQDYNLFPNLTVLENITLAPELVLKQDKGQAEAEAKKLLEQLDMLGRENQYPYQLSGGQKQRVAIARALAMKPEILCYDEPTSALDPATRDQVTQMILDLKKAGYTQFIITHDMNFAQTVSDEVLRITPVNGDNHEED; encoded by the coding sequence ATGTTAAAAGCAGAAAACTTAGGTAAGAGTTTTAATGGTAGAAAGATTTTAGATAAGATTAATTTTGATTTGCCAGATGGGCAAATTCTAACAGTTGTGGGACCTTCAGGAGCGGGAAAAACGACTCTTTTGAGAATTGTAGCAGGACTTGAAACAAAAGATGAAGGTAAATTGATTTTAGATGGGAAAGAATATAATCCAGCTCAAGAGCAAAAAGTTGGAGTTGTTTTTCAAGACTATAATCTTTTTCCAAATTTAACTGTTTTAGAAAATATTACTTTAGCTCCTGAATTAGTTTTAAAACAAGATAAAGGACAAGCAGAAGCAGAAGCAAAAAAATTATTAGAACAACTAGATATGCTTGGTAGAGAAAATCAATATCCTTATCAGTTATCAGGGGGACAAAAACAACGAGTAGCAATTGCCCGTGCCTTAGCTATGAAACCAGAGATTCTATGTTATGATGAACCAACTAGTGCACTTGATCCGGCTACCCGTGATCAGGTTACTCAAATGATTTTAGACTTAAAGAAGGCTGGATATACACAGTTCATAATTACCCACGATATGAATTTTGCCCAAACAGTTTCAGACGAGGTCTTACGCATTACTCCAGTAAATGGTGATAATCATGAAGAAGATTAG
- a CDS encoding matrixin family metalloprotease, translating into MKRFFRNIIILGMLAFGLTYAYHASGSVFEKYFGTNNPIPYITMQVQNFINNRQIPQTDNEDADDTSSQYHTFNKPSATVYIAIEDPTLRKASQDAIQIWNNTGSFTFKTTTTKNSAQIVMETMNDDQTNAAGLTSTSYNSVTGYLVHAVVKLNEYYLLNPRYGYSNARIVNTAEHELGHAIGLKHTQSLSVMYPQGSYYTIQPRDVKLVEKIYHEKKATSNK; encoded by the coding sequence GTGAAAAGATTTTTTCGAAATATTATAATTTTAGGAATGTTAGCATTTGGGCTAACTTATGCTTATCATGCTTCGGGATCTGTCTTTGAGAAATATTTTGGAACTAACAATCCTATTCCTTATATCACAATGCAGGTTCAAAACTTTATCAATAATAGGCAAATTCCGCAGACTGATAATGAGGATGCTGATGATACAAGTTCCCAATATCATACTTTTAATAAGCCCAGCGCCACGGTTTACATTGCCATTGAAGATCCAACTTTACGTAAAGCTTCCCAAGACGCCATCCAAATTTGGAATAATACGGGGAGTTTTACTTTTAAAACAACTACTACTAAAAATTCAGCTCAAATTGTTATGGAAACAATGAATGATGACCAAACTAATGCTGCTGGCTTAACAAGTACCTCCTATAATTCAGTCACTGGTTATTTAGTTCACGCAGTGGTTAAATTAAACGAATACTACTTACTCAATCCACGCTATGGCTATAGTAACGCTCGCATCGTTAATACGGCTGAACATGAGCTAGGACATGCAATTGGCTTAAAACACACCCAAAGTTTATCAGTAATGTATCCGCAAGGATCTTATTACACTATTCAACCTCGTGATGTTAAGTTAGTTGAAAAAATTTATCATGAAAAAAAGGCTACTTCAAATAAGTAG
- a CDS encoding amino acid ABC transporter substrate-binding protein, which produces MKKIRLIAVLLGIFLLASGCQNLQKKADTQDTWSRIEKRKTVVVGLDDSFVPMGFRTKSGKLVGFDIDLAKAVFKLYGIKVDFQPIDWSMKETELRNGTIDLIWNGYSKTPQRAKKTAFSKPYLKNRQVLVVKKKSHINSFKQMKGKIIGLQTGSTAATWYDGKQKLLQAKSTVLYDTIPNEFLDLNAGRIQGILLDEVYANYYISKQKDKNSYQVIINDQVPADYFVVGMRKGDKTLQRKINEGFDILQRNGTMQKLKTKWFGTAQ; this is translated from the coding sequence ATGAAGAAGATTAGATTAATAGCGGTTTTATTGGGAATCTTTCTTTTAGCTAGTGGTTGTCAAAATTTACAAAAAAAGGCTGATACACAAGATACTTGGTCACGAATTGAAAAAAGAAAGACAGTAGTTGTAGGGTTAGATGATTCTTTTGTACCAATGGGTTTTAGGACAAAATCAGGAAAGTTAGTAGGTTTTGATATTGATTTGGCTAAAGCGGTATTTAAATTATATGGTATCAAGGTGGATTTTCAGCCGATTGATTGGTCAATGAAAGAAACAGAATTGCGTAACGGTACAATTGACTTAATTTGGAATGGATACAGTAAGACTCCGCAAAGAGCCAAAAAGACTGCCTTTTCAAAACCATATTTAAAAAATCGACAAGTCTTAGTCGTGAAGAAAAAATCCCATATTAATTCATTTAAACAAATGAAAGGAAAAATTATAGGTTTGCAGACAGGATCAACTGCAGCAACTTGGTATGATGGTAAACAAAAATTGCTCCAGGCTAAATCGACCGTTTTGTATGATACAATTCCAAATGAATTTTTAGATTTAAATGCTGGTAGAATTCAAGGAATTTTACTTGATGAAGTCTATGCAAATTATTATATTTCCAAACAAAAAGATAAAAATTCTTATCAAGTAATTATTAACGATCAAGTGCCAGCTGACTATTTTGTGGTAGGGATGCGTAAAGGAGATAAGACCTTACAAAGAAAAATTAACGAAGGATTTGATATTCTTCAAAGAAACGGCACAATGCAGAAGCTAAAAACAAAATGGTTTGGCACCGCACAATAA